The Anser cygnoides isolate HZ-2024a breed goose chromosome 19, Taihu_goose_T2T_genome, whole genome shotgun sequence genome contains a region encoding:
- the GPRC5C gene encoding G-protein coupled receptor family C group 5 member C yields MGAAAVLPAAACVLLALLPAGRAQSTPPAGCGKDLSSLYYNLCDLSAAWGIAVEAVASLGVVTSFVLTIVLVASLPFVQDPQKKSLVATQVFFMLGTFGLFCLTFDFIVGPNFSTCASRRFLFGVLFGICFSCLLAHAVALNFLARRNRGPRGWVTLVVALLLALVEVIINAEWLTITVARREGGPADPCVLADADFVLALIYVMVLLVAAFGTAWPALCGRYTRWRKHGAFILATTGLSMAIWVAWTAMYLYGNQHVGKKPGWDDPTLAIALVANACAFILLYVIPEVTHVTRRGPEQAYEDDGYPTRGVGYETILKEQKSQSMFVENKAFSMDEPSFAKKPVSPYSGYNGQLLTSVYQPTEMALMHKGPSEGPYDMILPRATAASPAAGSASSTLRAEDAFAVQARHAAAQRDGRSSQVQSPYSRNRW; encoded by the exons ATGGGTGCTGCGGCGGTGCTGCCCGCGGCCGCCTGCgtcctgctggccctgctgcccgcGGGCCGTGCCCAGAGCACCCCCCCGGCGGGCTGCGGCAAGGACCTCTCCTCCCTCTACTACAACCTCTGCGACCTCTCGGCGGCCTGGGGCATCGCGGTGGAGGCCGTGGCCAGCCTCGGCGTGGTGACCAGCTTCGTGCTCACCATCGTGCTGGTGGCCAGCCTGCCCTTCGTGCAGGACCCTCAGAAGAAGAGCCTGGTGGCCACGCAGGTCTTCTTCATGCTGGGCACGTTCGGGCTGTTCTGCCTGACGTTTGACTTCATCGTGGGGCCGAACTTCTCCACCTGCGCCTCCCGCCGCTTCCTCTTCGGCGTCCTCTTCGGCATCTGCTTCTCCTGCCTGCTGGCGCACGCCGTCGCCCTCAACTTCCTGGCGCGGAGGAACCGGGGCCCGCGGGGCTGGGTGACGCTGGTGGTGGCCCTGCTCCTCGCCCTGGTGGAGGTCATCATCAACGCCGAGTGGCTCACCATCACCGTGGCGCGGCGGGAGGGCGGCCCCGCGGACCCCTGCGTGCTGGCGGACGCTGACTTCGTCCTGGCGCTCATCTACGTCATGGTTCTGCTGGTGGCCGCCTTCGGCACCGCCTGGCCGGCGCTCTGCGGCCGCTACACGCGCTGGAGGAAGCACGGCGCCTTCATCCTGGCCACCACCGGCCTCTCCATGGCCATCTGGGTGGCGTGGACGGCCATGTACCTCTACGGGAACCAGCATGTAGGCAAAAAGCCCGGCTGGGACGACCCCACGCTGGCCATCGCACTGGTGGCCAACGCCTGCGCCTTCATCCTCCTCTACGTCATCCCCGAGGTGACGCACGTGACGCGGCGGGGCCCTGAGCAAGCCTACGAGGATGACGGCTACCCCACGCGCGGGGTGGGCTACGAGACCATCCTGAAGGAGCAGAAGTCGCAGAGCATGTTCGTGGAGAACAAAGCCTTCTCCATGGACGAGCCCTCCTTCG CCAAGAAGCCGGTGTCCCCGTACAGCGGCTACAACGGGCAGCTGCTGACCAGCGTCTACCAGCCCACGGAGATGGCTCTGATGCACAAGGGGCCG AGCGAAGGTCCCTACGACATGATCCTGCCCCGCGCCACCGCCGCCAGCCCTGCCGCGGGCAGCGCCAGCTCCACGCTGCGAGCCGAGGACGCCTTCGCCGTGCAGGCCCGGCACGCCGCGGCGCAGCGGGACGGGAGGAGCAGCCAG GTGCAGTCCCCGTACAGCAGGAACCGGTGGTGA
- the CCDC137 gene encoding coiled-coil domain-containing protein 137, which yields MGRGPRAGPGAGRGRGTESGAGTRTRTRTGTGTGIRTGTGKGRGHRPAPAPVPAAGPPRGRKQKAGANMKPKDPDEQEIPFRLRELIRSREAMKHPKARKRRAAGKQQQQQQQQRKAQAPEDIAVPKFRRGKGESEHSYICRMEQEVQRILFLTKNQVQREPEKEAAAPQKSRRKKEFQNKKLDKARKKKEEKKEALLEKSLFQDTVAFGEVVTEPPTLTSRPRRGGPAEQAGRKRLLLMPRLGRVPPAAPVSLARQRIVQEERARVVQAYRDIQRRKQQWREAQAARGVPG from the exons ATGGGACGGGGACCGAGagcgggaccgggagcgggaCGGGGGCGCGGAACGgagagcggggccgggacccgGACCCGGACccggaccgggaccgggaccgggatcAGGACCGGGACCGGGAAGGGACGGGGACACAGACCGGCaccggccccggtcccggccgCCGGCCCGCCCCGCGGCAG GAAGCAGAAGGCAGGGGCCAACATGAAGCCCAAGGACCCCGACGAGCAGGAGATCCCCTTCCGCCTGCGGGAGCTCATCCGGAGCCGCGAGGCCATGAAGCACCCCAAAGCCAGGAAGAGGCGGGCGGCAG ggaagcagcagcagcagcagcagcagcagcgcaaGGCGCAGGCACCCGAAGACATCGCGGTGCCCAAGTTCAGGCGGGGCAAGGGGGAGTCGGAGCACTCCTACATCTGCCGCATGGAGCAGGAGGTGCAGCGCATCCTCTTCCTCACCAAGAACCAGGTGCAGCGGGAGCCCGAgaaggaggcggcggcgccgcaGAAGtccaggagaaagaaaga GTTTCAGAACAAGAAGCTGGACAAAGCCCgcaagaagaaggaggagaagaaggaggctTTGCTGGAGAAGAGCCTGTTCcaag ACACGGTGGCGTTCGGCGAGGTGGTGACGGAGCCGCCCACCCTCACCTCGCGGCCCCGGCGCGGGGGCCCCGCAGAGCAG GCTGGACGCAAGCGGCTCCTGCTGATGCCTCGCCTGGGCCGGGTGCCCCCGGCAGCACCGGTGTCGCTGGCTCGCCAGCGCATCgtgcaggaggagagggcaCGCGTCGTCCAGGCCTATCGCGACATCCAGAGGCGCAAACAGCAGTGGAGGGAGGCCCAGGCAGCCCGCGGGGTGCCCGGCTGA
- the OXLD1 gene encoding oxidoreductase-like domain-containing protein 1 isoform X2 codes for MWLRGARGARGLAGGRRGEHPGAPHPGTATACSRRKRSDTPGTDSGSKGGSDPQEGNHRAETPGDEGAEPPFSHPPDLEPPTNCCMSGCANCVWIEHVERLLQHYGDGGERALAAVERHVQDESIKMILRTEIRLRAKKD; via the exons atGTGGctgcggggggcgcggggggcgcgcgGCCTggcgggggggcgccggggg GAGCACCCCGGAGCCCCCCACCCGGGCACCGCCACCGCCTGCAGCCGTCGGAAGCGCTCGGACACCCCGGGAACGGACAGCGGCAGCAAGGGGGGCTCGGACCCCCAGGAAGGCAACCACCGGGCAGAGACCCCAGGGGACgagggggcagagcccccctTTTCCCACCCCCCCGACCTCGAACCGCCCACGAACTGCTGCATGAGCGGCTGCGCCAACTGCGTCTGGATCGAGCACGTGGAGCGGCTGCTGCAGCACTACGGCGACGGGGGCGAGCGGGCGCTGGCGGCCGTCGAGAGGCACGTGCAGGACGAGAGCATCAAAATGATCCTGCGGACGGAGATCAGGCTGCGCGCGAAGAAGGACTGA
- the OXLD1 gene encoding oxidoreductase-like domain-containing protein 1 isoform X1, producing MGSGGCIWRSGGATRDLGAASGTLGAEHPGAPHPGTATACSRRKRSDTPGTDSGSKGGSDPQEGNHRAETPGDEGAEPPFSHPPDLEPPTNCCMSGCANCVWIEHVERLLQHYGDGGERALAAVERHVQDESIKMILRTEIRLRAKKD from the exons atggggtctgggggctgcaTATGGAGGTCTGGAGGCGCAACGAGGGACTTGGGAGCTGCATCGGGGACTCTGGGGGCT GAGCACCCCGGAGCCCCCCACCCGGGCACCGCCACCGCCTGCAGCCGTCGGAAGCGCTCGGACACCCCGGGAACGGACAGCGGCAGCAAGGGGGGCTCGGACCCCCAGGAAGGCAACCACCGGGCAGAGACCCCAGGGGACgagggggcagagcccccctTTTCCCACCCCCCCGACCTCGAACCGCCCACGAACTGCTGCATGAGCGGCTGCGCCAACTGCGTCTGGATCGAGCACGTGGAGCGGCTGCTGCAGCACTACGGCGACGGGGGCGAGCGGGCGCTGGCGGCCGTCGAGAGGCACGTGCAGGACGAGAGCATCAAAATGATCCTGCGGACGGAGATCAGGCTGCGCGCGAAGAAGGACTGA
- the PDE6G gene encoding retinal rod rhodopsin-sensitive cGMP 3',5'-cyclic phosphodiesterase subunit gamma, with the protein MSLEPHKPEIKSATRVTGGPATPRKGPPKFKQRQTRQFKSKPPKKGVQGFGDDIPGMEGLGTDITVICPWEAFSHLELHELAQYGII; encoded by the exons ATGAGCCTGGAGCCCCACAAACCGGAGATCAAGTCGGCCACGAGGGTGACCGGGGGACCCGCCACCCCCCGGAAAGGACCACCGAAATTCAAGCAGAGGCAGACGAGGCAGTTCAAGAGCAAGCCACCCAAGAAGGGGGTGCAGGG GTTTGGCGATGACATCCCGGGCATGGAAGGGCTGGGAACAG ATATCACCGTGATCTGCCCTTGGGAAGCCTTCAGCCACCTGGAGCTGCACGAGCTGGCTCAGTACGGCATCATCTAG
- the TSPAN10 gene encoding tetraspanin-10: protein MAPLRERLSWLLRPRRAVGSGESSRLLPQASRLAELPYPSDDDNDEGLLVEDTHLPAAEQHPEEWCPVPPKPGAFSHCVRYLAFLWNLLFLLLGLLALGVGVWGLLAKGSLQHERLALLGSDPMLLFVLAGLGASAVSLAGCLGALRSSACLLRFFVGAVLAFVGLEVLGGLLLFAARRRLRDALRAALLLCLLHYQQEPDLRLLVDEVQRALSCCGLGSYRDWESNPYFNCSAPGVQACSVPASCCLDPLQNGSVTNDQCALGVLRLGDMEAAGVVHLGGCVVQLGAWLRGQAGSIATGAAVLVLLEAAGLLMALKVLADIVPGGVWG from the exons aTGGCGCCGCTCAGGGAACGGCTGTCCTGGCTCCTCAGACCCCGGAGGGCGGTGGGCAGCGGGGAGAGCAGCCGGCTGCTGCCCCAG GCATCCAGGCTGGCGGAGCTGCCCTACCCCTCTGATGATGACAATGATGAAGGCTTGCTGGTGGAGGACACGCACCTTCCTGCGGCCGAGCAGCACCCCGAGGAGTggtgccccgtgccccccaagCCGGGCGCCTTCAGCCACTGCGTGCGGTACCTGGCCTTCCTCTGgaacctcctcttcctcctgctgggccTGCTGGCCCTAGGAGTCGGGGTGTGGGGGCTGCTGGCCAAGGGCTCGCTGCAGCACGAgcgcctggccctgctgggctcCGACCCCATGCTGCTCTTCGtgctggcggggctgggggccagcGCCGTGTCCCTGGCCGGCTGCCTGGGGGCCCTCCGCTCCAGCGCCTGCCTCCTGCGCTTCTTTGTGGGGGCCGTGCTGGCCTTCgtggggctggaggtgctgggggggctgctgctgttcgCGGCGCGGCGCCGGCTGCGCGACGCCCTGCGTGCcgccctgctgctctgcctgctgcactACCAGCAGGAGCCCGACCTAAGGCTCCTGGTGGACGAGGTACAGCGTGCCCTGAGCTGCTGCGGGCTCGGCTCCTATCGAGACTGGGAGAGCAACCC GTACTTCAACTGCAGCGCCCCGGGGGTGCAAGCCTGCAGCgtgcctgcctcctgctgcctggacCCGCTGCAGAACGGCTCCGTCACCAATGACCAGTGTGCCCTGGGGGTCCTGCGCCTCGGGGACATGGAGGCTGCCGGCGTAGTGCACCTGGGGGGCTGCGTGGTGCAGCTCGGAGCCTGGCTCCGCGGCCAGGCCGGCAGCATCGCGACCGGCGCAgccgtgctggtgctgctggaggctgctgggctgctcaTGGCGCTGAAGGTGCTCGCGGACATCGTGCCCGGCGGGgtgtggggctga